Proteins encoded together in one Triticum dicoccoides isolate Atlit2015 ecotype Zavitan chromosome 7B, WEW_v2.0, whole genome shotgun sequence window:
- the LOC119337339 gene encoding triphosphate tunnel metalloenzyme 3-like isoform X2 produces the protein MEVEIKLRLPDAAAHGRLSTFLAPRLLRTDAQRNVFFDAPARPLAAATAALRVRLYGPDDRAPSRAVLALKRRPRIHAGVSRVEEVEEPLDPALALACLDDPARLGAVDSPIVRLVSDEYGVGGDKAPFVCLGGFRNTRGVYELGEGEGQGLMLELDETHFDFGTNYELECETAEPDQAKEVLERLLTVAGVPYEYSRSNKFACFMAGKLLP, from the exons ATGGAGGTCGAGATCAAGCTCCGGCTCCCCGACGCG GCCGCGCACGGGCGCCTCTCCACCTTCCTCGCCCCGCGCCTGCTCCGCACCGACGCCCAGCGCAACGTCTTCTTCGACGCCCCCGCGcggcccctcgccgccgccaccgccgcgctcCGCGTCCGCCTCTACGGCCCCGACGACCGCGCCCCCTCCCGCGCCGTCCTCGCGCTCAAGCGCCGCCCGCGCATCCACGCCGGCGTCAGtcgcgtcgaggaggtcgaggagcCCCTCGACCCCGCCCTCGCCCTCGCCTGCCTCGACGACCCCGCCCGCCTCGGCGCCGTCGACTCCCCCATCGTCCGGCTCGTCTCCGACGAGTACGGCGTCGGCGGGGACAAAGCGCCGTTCGTCTGCCTCGGCGGCTTCCGGAACACCCGCGGCGTCTATGAGCTCGGGGAGGGTGAGGGGCAAGGGCTCATGCTGGAGCTGGACGAGACGCATTTCGATTTCGGCACCAACTACGAGCTCGAGTGCGAGACCGCGGAGCCCGACCAGGCCAAGGAGGTCCTCGAGCGGCTGCTCACGGTCGCTGGGGTGCCGTATGAGTACTCCCGGAGCAATAAGTTCGCGTGCTTCATGGCCGGGAAGCTGCTTCCATGA
- the LOC119337339 gene encoding triphosphate tunnel metalloenzyme 3-like isoform X1: protein MEVEIKLRLPDAAAHGRLSTFLAPRLLRTDAQRNVFFDAPARPLAAATAALRVRLYGPDDRAPSRAVLALKRRPRIHAGVSRVEEVEEPLDPALALACLDDPARLGAVDSPIVRLVSDEYGVGGDKAPFVCLGGFRNTRGVYELGEGEGQGLMLELDETHFDFGTNYELECETAEPDQAKEVLERLLTVAGVPYEYSRSNKFACFMAGKLLP, encoded by the exons ATGGAGGTCGAGATCAAGCTCCGGCTCCCC GACGCGGCCGCGCACGGGCGCCTCTCCACCTTCCTCGCCCCGCGCCTGCTCCGCACCGACGCCCAGCGCAACGTCTTCTTCGACGCCCCCGCGcggcccctcgccgccgccaccgccgcgctcCGCGTCCGCCTCTACGGCCCCGACGACCGCGCCCCCTCCCGCGCCGTCCTCGCGCTCAAGCGCCGCCCGCGCATCCACGCCGGCGTCAGtcgcgtcgaggaggtcgaggagcCCCTCGACCCCGCCCTCGCCCTCGCCTGCCTCGACGACCCCGCCCGCCTCGGCGCCGTCGACTCCCCCATCGTCCGGCTCGTCTCCGACGAGTACGGCGTCGGCGGGGACAAAGCGCCGTTCGTCTGCCTCGGCGGCTTCCGGAACACCCGCGGCGTCTATGAGCTCGGGGAGGGTGAGGGGCAAGGGCTCATGCTGGAGCTGGACGAGACGCATTTCGATTTCGGCACCAACTACGAGCTCGAGTGCGAGACCGCGGAGCCCGACCAGGCCAAGGAGGTCCTCGAGCGGCTGCTCACGGTCGCTGGGGTGCCGTATGAGTACTCCCGGAGCAATAAGTTCGCGTGCTTCATGGCCGGGAAGCTGCTTCCATGA